In Niveispirillum cyanobacteriorum, the following proteins share a genomic window:
- a CDS encoding AMP-binding protein, with protein MHADITGLCDVVAAHAVPGDGIALSGIGASVTYAQLDARIQAALGALADLGLRPGERLLLLLPTSVEFVTVYFAAHRAGLVVMPLNPLLGPDEVRHILESMRPAAIIAAPADGPYPVLSALDGLVTDLRLSCLVLRSGPDQPFDRAMARARTDLPPVRRDGGEEALILFTSGTSGRPKGASHREAALITNARHANAVFSITSDDVLLCPLPLSHVFGQMVMMLGGLSAGAELSLVPRPGPAALFDAMVQRRPSIIAAVPASLAAVAEQARQTEHRLEPGRLRFVLAGGAPLPAATGTAFQTAFGVPVHQGYGMTEVACCIALERPGTMPTGGVGPLCTPLSHRIVPLDPADPDQGELQLAGPNLLRGYYIDGTFQPRGDDEWFATGDIVRRDAEGTLFLCDRKKEMIIRNGYNVYPSEVEAALASHPGVLHVAVIGVADEQVGQEVAAYVSPREGHVLSADELAAWCRARIALYKYPRLIAILPALPTNTTGKIMKRALDTAILRRVSLSG; from the coding sequence ATGCATGCAGATATCACTGGCCTCTGTGATGTGGTGGCGGCGCATGCCGTGCCGGGCGACGGCATCGCCCTGTCTGGGATCGGCGCCAGCGTCACCTATGCCCAGCTTGACGCCCGTATCCAGGCGGCGCTGGGTGCCCTGGCCGATCTTGGGCTACGTCCGGGTGAACGGCTGCTGCTGCTGCTGCCGACATCGGTGGAGTTCGTCACAGTCTATTTCGCGGCGCATCGGGCGGGTCTGGTGGTCATGCCGCTGAACCCGCTGCTGGGCCCTGACGAGGTGCGCCACATACTGGAAAGCATGCGTCCGGCGGCCATCATCGCGGCACCGGCAGACGGACCCTATCCGGTATTGTCGGCACTGGACGGTCTGGTTACGGACCTGCGGCTCAGCTGTCTTGTCCTGCGCAGCGGTCCGGATCAGCCGTTCGACCGCGCCATGGCCCGTGCCCGTACCGATCTGCCGCCCGTGCGCCGCGATGGCGGGGAGGAGGCGTTGATCCTGTTCACCTCTGGAACATCGGGTCGACCGAAAGGTGCATCCCACCGTGAGGCGGCGCTGATCACCAACGCACGCCACGCCAACGCCGTTTTCTCGATCACCAGCGATGATGTCCTGTTATGCCCTTTGCCGTTGAGCCATGTCTTCGGACAGATGGTGATGATGCTGGGCGGGTTGTCGGCGGGGGCGGAACTGTCGCTCGTTCCCCGCCCTGGCCCCGCCGCGCTGTTCGACGCGATGGTTCAGCGCCGGCCCAGCATCATCGCCGCGGTGCCCGCCAGTCTGGCGGCCGTGGCCGAACAGGCGCGCCAGACGGAGCATCGTCTGGAACCGGGCCGCCTGCGCTTTGTGCTGGCGGGGGGTGCGCCCTTGCCGGCGGCCACGGGCACCGCATTTCAGACTGCGTTCGGTGTGCCCGTCCACCAGGGCTATGGCATGACGGAAGTGGCCTGCTGCATCGCGCTGGAACGGCCCGGAACGATGCCGACGGGTGGTGTCGGGCCCCTCTGCACGCCCCTGTCCCATCGTATCGTGCCGCTGGACCCGGCGGACCCCGATCAAGGTGAATTGCAGCTGGCCGGCCCCAATCTGCTGCGCGGCTATTACATTGACGGGACGTTCCAGCCACGCGGTGACGATGAATGGTTCGCCACCGGCGACATTGTTCGCCGCGATGCAGAGGGCACGCTGTTTCTCTGTGACCGGAAGAAGGAAATGATCATCCGCAACGGCTACAATGTCTATCCGTCAGAGGTGGAGGCGGCGCTGGCCAGCCATCCGGGCGTGTTGCATGTGGCGGTGATCGGCGTGGCGGATGAACAGGTCGGACAAGAGGTTGCGGCCTATGTTTCCCCCCGGGAAGGGCATGTGCTATCGGCGGACGAACTCGCGGCGTGGTGCCGCGCCCGCATTGCGCTCT